The following proteins are co-located in the Saccharomycodes ludwigii strain NBRC 1722 chromosome V, whole genome shotgun sequence genome:
- the BUD5 gene encoding Ras family guanine nucleotide exchange factor BUD5 (similar to Saccharomyces cerevisiae YCR038C | BUD5 | BUD site selection), with product MSSQFDHTIYSSSSTSSDISFQTARSTYFSIEKEENENENQNPLQKNQSSFLFNTVLEGRQKSDLTSFSKDTTTPTSTATSPNIPTSKDIMTPILNQSNQFTVDENGNQFFDEDKTPLVNQYISSSISPADVTSEDYTVNQSKNYTENENYRSSPVSTNPTNHLNNTHDVNSNQNSDLNNGHKDALDYEKAPKTFMINENPKTASMYPFIDEEKDLLFKENSTKTTNEGVDSHNGTFLVSKNKISKNNAHDNNSNEWSPPLATENTSKGDTIDSSNFLLNSSNDTEYNNEIFSNANKLVTETPTRKSSVMKNTDLQIEEENYSYLFIVATHSFDKESLDNEEDRHICLSFEKDDVAFVHAVDESGWGEVTLIKNNENGWVPFNYFTDVVKYNSDSNKNRNSTLSDLQIKITSREPMDRLLSECGKFLLYPYGKPVTETINNGISSNHDEDTASKTFNIQDINNIRDGVKILLEKTGSISRSNDLVRTKPLLRKTRKRLLATWYSLMVKADSYKNTTDREKINLLLTIVYKIVKRAFLFYDVWAIEKQSFENEKKLKILNTANATPEEKIKAINNKPRNSVMLPTEIKYLDSPPMTSQRLADVSFYLIRYLSLILGRMDMIENNTAGCEILEYLVHQIILLLRELLYISKSCSSMITVKYNSSYDNMLDHTLDPLLSLVSELVSAVKVFVTKTLHHASPTIQNTGDMNETQRRILVLSANTVGSGPFLHTEDGSNFIKIVSQMTKLIDTAIRSCDHYLRLLGDFQLGSDRSYPDFDASGITPQKFIKICSTSLLKDISGRSWIHQNTSTVPSGGDSRNTTYSSKTETPLNNVLTRDSTYVTNNSQKRYSRNLTRFSAIRTNGDQKDYGNAICLTAEGTQFLYDFELSESNNLAGATPSRKSFSRSSIFEPFKIDEPFSQQLLLEEEEDKDEINNTELMNNETLLDTDEKTIIGASFRALVYHLTNELNKPTEFFVSVFLMNFKSFATSSDFMSELVARFDVDNRFPNNEFNSPRGNFPSMASIIKSRRRLVLKIMKIWMQSYWDYANDFNIIPVIINFLNESAILYLPAETRVLIIIASKLISISPKNESIIAKNNLQLVPRNIKYSGNTNNNNVSSGSSGSSTSTSTSNDNAAKNSTSYPTLFGNDFDNEIDERIIKNYELTKIPGPHTNSVLLSGTFPSGLLSFALLSKQNIHTLEKSVANYRECIGISSQTSDNFAENLDEMISMWYTLLVNVDHTAKNLGKDLALNMNDFNICELNPLEVAKQLTLIETRLFVSITPNEFLNENFLPHRFEKGLSSNIRKLLAFTNSLSNYVIESIVGLSVSAEKKAERIKQWMRISLSCLYFKNFNSLASIIIALQSHVISRLYVVWENLDTDDMELFEYLAQIIHPHNNYNIYRRKLQELITRSKKGADLASSTKGGASKLIIPFFNLYLQDLTFIYDGNSNYRNQEGFRLHRLINFDKYIKVTKVIGSVQQLQHLANAIVSESIISTTNSPEVYGKRNSVFSFHSVGNGINKSSDKSIRSLPLLQEFILDELWRVHLLYTEDPDRGYNMSIQFLPRD from the coding sequence ATGAGTTCCCAATTTGATCACACAATATATAGTTCTTCCTCTACTTCTTCTGATATTAGTTTTCAAACAGCAAGATCCACTTACTTCTcaatagaaaaagaagaaaatgaaaatgaaaaccaAAACCCACTACAAAAAAACCAATCatcctttctttttaatacagTACTAGAGGGACGACAAAAATCAGATCTAACATCTTTCTCGAAGGACACAACAACCCCAACTAGTACGGCTACGAGTCCAAATATACCGACTTCTAAAGATATTATGACACCAATTTTAAACCAAAGTAACCAATTTACTGTCGATGAAAATGGaaaccaattttttgatgaaGATAAAACACCACTGGTCAACCAGTACATTTCATCTTCTATATCTCCTGCCGACGTTACTAGTGAAGATTATACGGTGAAccaatcaaaaaattataccGAGAACGAGAATTATCGTTCTTCTCCTGTTTCAACCAACCCAACAAACCATCTTAATAATACTCATGATGTCAATAGCAATCAAAACAgtgatttaaataatggTCATAAAGATGCTCTTGATTACGAAAAGGCCCCTAAGACTTTTATGATCAATGAGAATCCCAAAACAGCCTCAATGTATCCATTTAttgatgaagaaaaagatttactgtttaaagaaaattcaacaaaaaCTACAAATGAAGGAGTAGATTCTCATAATGGTACATTTTtggtttcaaaaaataaaatttctaaaaataatgccCATGATAACAATTCAAACGAATGGTCACCGCCGTTAGCCACGGAAAACACTTCAAAAGGTGACACTATCGATAGCAGTAACTTTTTACTCAACTCTAGCAATGACACAGAGTACAATAAcgaaattttttcaaatgcTAATAAATTGGTAACGGAAACACCCACTAGAAAGTCAAGCGTTATGAAAAACACAGATTTACAGATAGAGGAAGAAAATTActcttatttatttatagtAGCTACACATTCCTTTGACAAGGAAAGCTTAGATAACGAAGAAGACAGGCATATATGCTtatcttttgaaaaagacGATGTGGCGTTTGTTCATGCGGTCGATGAGAGTGGTTGGGGAGAGGTTACcttaatcaaaaataacgaAAATGGTTGGGTCCCATTTAATTACTTTACAGATGtggtaaaatataatagtgatagcaataaaaatagaaattcCACGCTTTCCGatttacaaattaaaattactaGTAGAGAGCCAATGGATCGTTTATTAAGTGAGTGTGGTAAATTTTTACTGTACCCCTATGGTAAGCCAGTTACGGAGACAattaataatggtattaGCAGCAACCATGACGAAGACACTGCTTCTAAAACATTTAACATTCaggatattaataatattagagATGGtgttaaaattttgttaGAAAAAACCGGTTCCATTTCAAGGTCAAACGATTTGGTGAGGACCAAGCCACTCTTACgtaaaacaagaaaaaggtTATTGGCAACTTGGTATTCATTAATGGTTAAAGCTGATTCCTATAAAAACACCACTGACCGGgagaaaattaatttacttTTGACTATTGTGTACAAGATTGTGAAAAGggcatttttattttatgatGTTTGGGCCATTGAAAAACAatcttttgaaaatgagaaaaaattgaaaattttaaacacTGCAAACGCCACGCctgaagaaaaaatcaaagCCATCAATAACAAACCCAGAAACTCGGTAATGTTACCCACAGAgattaaatatttagacTCCCCGCCAATGACCTCGCAAAGATTAGCTGATGTTAGTTTTTATCTTATTCGTTATCTTTCTTTGATTTTGGGTAGAATGGATATgatagaaaataatactgcAGGCTGTGAAATATTAGAATATCTAGTCCATCagataattttattgttaagAGAGTTGTTGTACATTAGCAAATCGTGTTCCTCCATGATAACTGTCAAGTATAACAGTTCCTATGACAATATGCTGGATCACACACTAGACCCCTTGCTATCTTTAGTTTCTGAATTAGTTTCTGCCGTTAAAGTGTTTGTTACGAAAACCTTACATCATGCATCTCCAACCATACAAAACACTGGAGATATGAATGAAACACAGAGAAGAATTTTGGTGTTATCTGCTAATACTGTTGGTTCTGGTCCTTTTTTACATACAGAAGACGGTAGTAACTTTATCAAAATTGTTTCTCAAATGACTAAATTGATAGATACAGCAATAAGGAGTTGTGATCATTATTTAAGATTACTTGGCGACTTTCAACTAGGAAGTGACAGAAGTTACCCTGATTTTGATGCAAGTGGTATTACTCCACagaaatttatcaaaatttGTTCAACATCTTTATTGAAAGATATATCTGGAAGAAGCTGGATACATCAAAACACCTCGACAGTTCCCTCTGGTGGGGATAGTAGAAACACGACGTACAGTAGTAAAACTGAGACTCCTTTGAACAATGTATTAACACGAGATTCGACATATGTCACAAATAATTCCCAAAAAAGATATAGCAGGAACTTGACTAGATTTTCTGCAATTAGAACCAATGGGGATCAAAAGGACTACGGCAATGCCATTTGCTTGACAGCTGAGGGTACTCAATTTTTGTATGATTTTGAACTATCTGAATCTAATAATTTGGCCGGTGCTACTCCTAGTAGAAAGTCCTTTTCTAGAAGTTCTATTTTTGAGCCATTTAAAATAGATGAACCCTTTTCGCAACAGTTGCTtttggaagaagaagaagataaaGACGAAATTAACAACACAGAATTAATGAATAATGAAACTTTGTTGGATACAGATGAGAAGACGATAATTGGCGCTTCCTTTAGGGCTTTGGTTTATCACCTAACCAATGAACTGAATAAACCAActgaattttttgtttctgtatttttaatgaattttAAGTCATTTGCTACATCCAGTGATTTCATGAGTGAGTTAGTGGCCAGATTTGATGTTGATAACAGATTTCCGAACAATGAATTTAATTCCCCAAGAGGCAATTTTCCTTCAATGGCCTCCATAATAAAATCCAGAAGAAGATTGGTTCTGAAAATCATGAAAATCTGGATGCAAAGTTATTGGGATTATGCaaatgattttaatataatacctgtaattataaattttttgaatgaaTCAGCTATATTGTATTTGCCAGCAGAAACAAGagttttaattataatagCTTCGAAGCTAATTAGCATTTCGCCCAAGAATGAAAGTATCATAGCAAAAAATAACCTACAATTGGTACcaagaaatattaaatattcgggaaatactaataacaataatgttagtagtggtagtagtggtagtagtactaGTACTAGTACTAGTAATGACAATGCAGCTAAAAACAGTACCTCATATCCCACCTTATTTGGCAATGATTTTGATAATGAAATTGACGAACGAATTATAAAAAACTATGAGTTGACCAAAATACCTGGGCCTCATACAAATTCTGTTTTGTTATCCGGCACTTTTCCCTCTGGGCTGCTCTCTTTTGCATTATTAtccaaacaaaatattcatACACTAGAAAAATCGGTCGCGAATTACAGAGAATGTATTGGTATTTCATCACAGACTAGCGATAATTTTGCAGAAAATTTAGATGAAATGATTTCCATGTGGTACACACTGTTAGTCAATGTAGATCATACAGCTAAAAATTTGGGAAAGGATCTCGCACTTAACATGaatgattttaatatttgtgAACTAAATCCCTTGGAGGTTGCTAAACAATTAACGTTGATTGAAACACGTCTATTTGTTTCAATTACACctaatgaatttttaaacgAGAATTTTTTACCACACAGGTTTGAAAAGGGCTTGTCATCCAACATTAGGAAATTGCTGGCTTTTACCAACTCCTTGTCCAACTATGTCATAGAATCAATTGTTGGATTATCTGTCTCTGCTGAAAAAAAGGCAGAAAGAATTAAACAGTGGATGAGGATTTCGCTCTCGTGTTTgtactttaaaaattttaattcctTGGcatctattattattgcctTGCAGAGTCATGTTATTTCAAGATTGTATGTCGTTTGGGAAAATTTGGATACCGATGATATGGAATTGTTTGAATATTTAGCTCAAATTATTCATCCacataataattataatatttatagaaGGAAATTGCAAGAATTGATCACACGCTCTAAAAAAGGTGCAGACCTTGCTTCTTCTACCAAAGGTGGTGCTTCAAAATTGATAATTCCCTTTTTTAATCTATACTTACAAGATTTAACGTTTATTTATGATGGTAATAGTAATTATAGAAATCAAGAAGGGTTTAGGCTTCACCGTTTGATTAATTTCGACAAATACATAAAGGTGACAAAAGTTATCGGGTCTGTTCAGCAATTACAACACTTGGCTAATGCTATCGTTTCTGAATCGATAATATCTACTACTAATAGCCCAGAAGTTTATGGAAAGAGAAATTCGGTTTTTAGTTTCCATTCTGTTGGCAAtggtattaataaaagCTCTGATAAAAGTATAAGGTCATTGCCTCTATTACAAGAGTTTATATTGGATGAGTTATGGAGAGTTCATTTGTTGTACACAGAGGATCCTGATAGAGGGTATAACATGAGTATTCAATTTTTACCCAGAGATTAA
- the ACO2 gene encoding aconitate hydratase ACO2 (similar to Saccharomyces cerevisiae YJL200C | ACO2 | ACOnitase) — protein MLSIRYTSKKRLTIFARYASSTTSFQVPPSLSTRVPPYAKLIENLETIKKLTNNTPLTLAEKILYSHLCNPEEPFGTVTNKIHDIRGIEYLKLNPDRVAMQDASAQMALLQFMTTGLPETSVPASIHCDHLIVGKDGESKDLTKSIATNKEVFDFLQSCGKKYGIQFWGPGSGIIHQIVLENFSAPGLMMLGTDSHTPNADGLGAIAIGVGGADAVDALTGTPWELKAPKILGVKLSGQLKGWSSPKDVITNLAGLLTVRGGTGYIVEYFGEGVSTLSCTGMATICNMGAEIGATTSTFPYQKAHKDYLYATNRGPIADAADVALNKYNFLRADKGAEYDKVIEINLSELEPSVNGPFTPDLSTPISKYGDKVSKEKWPSKISAGLIGSCTNSSYQDMTRAADLVKQANKAGLKPRIPLFVTPGSEQIRATLERDGVIKVFQDAGAIVLANACGPCIGQWDRQDISKKSQETNSIFTSFNRNFRARNDGNRNTMNFLTSPELVTAMTYSGEASFNPLTDSVQLTTGAEFKFEPPKGQDLPSSGFTAGRSEFYPEADPKPDSSVSIKVLPTSDRLQLLEPFKPWNGKELKTNVLLKVEGKCTTDHISAAGVWLKYKGHLENISNNTLIGAQNKETGEVNKAYDLDGTAYTIPDLMIKWKKESRPWTVVAEHNYGEGSAREHAALSPRFLGGEIILVKSFARIHETNLKKQGMLPLTFADEKDYDRITHGDVLETVGLIDLVAKRGDNGGTLDIKVTKPSGESFVIKAKHTMSPDQLEFFKAGSAINYIGQLRRTETQ, from the coding sequence ATGTTGTCCATTAGGTACACTTCGAAAAAACGATTAACCATTTTTGCCAGGTATGCCTCTTCGACTACCTCATTTCAGGTTCCACCAAGTCTATCCACCCGTGTTCCTCCATATGCTAAGCTAATTGAGAATTTAgaaactattaaaaaactaACCAACAACACTCCATTGACCTTGgctgaaaaaattttatattctcATTTATGTAATCCAGAAGAGCCTTTTGGAACAGTAACCAACAAAATACACGATATTCGTGGCATAgaatatttgaaattaaaccCAGATAGAGTAGCAATGCAAGATGCCTCTGCCCAAATGGCTTTGTTACAATTTATGACAACTGGTTTACCAGAAACCTCAGTTCCTGCTTCCATTCATTGCGATCATTTAATCGTTGGTAAAGATGGGGAGTCCAAGGATTTAACCAAGTCTATTGCCACAAACAAGGAAGTTTTTGATTTCCTACAGAGCTGCGGTAAGAAGTATGGCATCCAATTTTGGGGTCCTGGTTCCGGTATCATCCATCAAATTGTTTTGGAGAATTTTAGTGCTCCCGGTTTAATGATGTTGGGTACTGATTCACATACTCCAAATGCTGATGGCTTAGGTGCCATAGCTATCGGAGTGGGTGGTGCTGATGCGGTCGATGCTTTAACCGGCACTCCTTGGGAATTAAAGGCCCCAAAGATTTTGGGAGTTAAATTGTCAGGCCAATTGAAGGGCTGGTCTTCTCCAAAGGATGTTATTACTAATTTAGCTGGACTTTTAACTGTTAGAGGCGGTACTGGTTATATAGTTGAATATTTTGGTGAAGGTGTTTCCACTTTGAGTTGTACTGGTATGGCTACAATCTGTAACATGGGTGCTGAAATCGGTGCCACTACTTCAACCTTCCCATATCAAAAAGCTCATAAAGATTACTTATATGCCACTAACAGGGGACCCATTGCTGATGCAGCTGATGTCGcattaaacaaatataatttcTTGAGGGCCGATAAAGGTGCCGAATACGACAAAGTCATTGAAATTAATTTGTCGGAATTGGAACCAAGTGTCAACGGTCCATTTACCCCAGACTTGTCGACTCCTATTTCTAAATACGGAGATAAAGTctctaaagaaaaatggcCATCCAAGATCTCTGCTGGTTTGATTGGTTCTTGTACCAACTCTTCCTACCAAGATATGACACGTGCTGCTGATCTAGTCAAACAAGCCAATAAGGCCGGTTTAAAACCACGTATTCCATTGTTTGTTACTCCGGGTTCGGAGCAAATTAGAGCTACGTTGGAAAGAGATGGTGTAATCAAGGTTTTCCAAGATGCTGGTGCTATTGTTTTAGCTAATGCCTGTGGACCATGTATTGGGCAATGGGACAGACAAGATATTTCTAAAAAGTCACAAGAAACTAATTCCATTTTCACTTCCTTTAACAGAAACTTTAGAGCTAGAAACGATGGCAACAGAAACACAATGAATTTCTTAACCTCTCCCGAATTAGTCACAGCCATGACATACTCTGGAGAAGCTAGTTTCAATCCACTAACTGACTCTGTTCAACTAACAACCGGTGCCGAATTCAAATTTGAACCACCAAAGGGCCAAGACTTGCCATCCAGTGGCTTTACTGCGGGTAGATCTGAATTTTATCCAGAAGCGGACCCAAAACCCGATTCAAGTGTTTCTATTAAAGTTCTTCCAACCTCTGATCGTTTACAATTATTGGAACCATTCAAACCATGGAACGGGaaagaattgaaaacaaaTGTTTTACTAAAAGTTGAAGGGAAATGTACTACTGATCACATCAGTGCTGCCGGTGTCTGGTTGAAATATAAAGGCCATTTGGAAAACATTTCCAATAATACTTTGATCGGCGCACAAAACAAAGAAACTGGTGAGGTCAACAAAGCTTATGATTTAGATGGTACTGCTTATACAATCCCTGATTTGATGATTAAGTGGAAGAAGGAATCAAGACCATGGACTGTTGTTGCTGAGCACAATTACGGTGAGGGTTCTGCCAGAGAACATGCTGCATTATCACCAAGATTCTTAGGTGGTGAAATCATTTTGGTTAAGTCTTTTGCTAGAATCCACGAAACTAACTTGAAAAAACAAGGCATGTTACCATTAACCTTTGCAgatgaaaaagattatGATAGAATCACACATGGCGATGTTTTAGAAACTGTCGGCTTAATTGATTTGGTTGCAAAGAGAGGCGATAACGGTGGCACTTTAGACATTAAAGTTACCAAGCCAAGCGGCGAATCTTTTGTAATCAAAGCAAAACACACTATGTCTCCAGATCAACTTGAGTTTTTTAAAGCTGGCTCTGCAATTAATTACATCGGCCAATTGCGTCGTACTGAAacacaataa
- the PHO90 gene encoding SPX domain-containing inorganic phosphate transporter (similar to Saccharomyces cerevisiae YCR037C | PHO87 | PHOsphate metabolism (paralog of YJL198W | PHO90)): MKFSQSLKYNSVPEWKDKYMDYAELKKLVYTLQSEELKLERGNQGENIINVDRNKKLAILKNKILFMNKKTGDSTKNGGNVDVVSLEDFPAQGESSGGNNTDNVQIAPTLNNSDEYNYEETYELQNINNNADPSSSSTPGLEQQQANYQEEKNNDVTNVNAITKNINSKTKNLKIKNIKNIKNIFSDKNELASGSSSTHSGSSSEEEFNPEKIFMDALYVEREKVDDFYKEKESELYQSFDLLWSDIENANANFTSPDANSLSERRLSLLSEAGNTHILKKQTTLSRVSSTGRTVNPFDEDEDDEELEEEDLEHGRANSSRGTALLNHTDFTIKSQKRAILKKKIIDLYVDLVQLKSFIELNKIGFFKITKKFDKTLNCHTRPQYIESGDFFRDTFVFQLDTIEELDTKIAAITEFYAMITNQLNDLQECREELRSYLRDYIVWERNSVWKDILGLESHKPDANGDISELESGNDLKLDCFKFPLPHPINLRFTKIERILIPKLFFTMKAVKIGIIFIFTAVLLGVKTFNDPVHHRCIALIECVALLWATEALPLFVTAMLVPFMAVLLRVYKNSDGTTMDYSDAATTVFAAMWSSTIMVLLAGFTMGAALSKYNVAKIAASYLLNFAGTKPRNVLLMIMSVVFFLSMWISNVASPVLTYSLAQPLLRTLDADSPFAKALVIGVALSADIGGMASPISSPQNVISMEYLKPYGVGWGQFFSVALPTGIFAMLLVWIECCLTFKINKDKIFRFQPIRQRFTMKQYFVIFVTLGTILLWCFLTDLPIFGNAGVIGCLPICLLFGSGMLSVSDLNSFPWTIVILAMGGIALGSGVKSSGLLDLIGRSLEKRIVDYPLYAILCIFGIIMLVFGTFVSHTVSAIIIVPLVQEVGDQLSNPKAAPILVFGCSLLASCGMGLASSGFPNVTAVSMTDHRGKYYLNTNSFITRGVPASLLAFIAVITLGFGIMNSVLKGGSSS, from the coding sequence atgAAATTCTCACAATCTTTAAAGTATAATTCTGTTCCAGAATGGAAGGATAAATATATGGATTATGCAGAGTTAAAGAAATTGGTCTATACTTTGCAATCTGAGGAGTTAAAATTAGAGCGTGGAAATCAAGGTGAAAACATTATCAATGTGGAtaggaataaaaaattagctatattaaaaaataaaatcctgttcatgaataaaaaaaccgGTGATTCTACAAAGAACGGCGGTAATGTTGATGTTGTAAGTTTAGAAGATTTCCCTGCTCAAGGTGAAAGTAgtggtggtaataatacCGACAATGTCCAGATTGCTCCTACTTTAAACAACAGCGATGAATACAACTACGAGGAAACCTATGAATTGCAAAAcataaataacaatgcAGATCCTTCTTCTAGCAGCACGCCGGGTTTGGAGCAGCAGCAAGCTAACTaccaagaagaaaaaaataatgatgttACCAATGTTAATGCaattaccaaaaatataaactcAAAGACCAAAAACttgaaaatcaaaaatattaaaaatattaaaaatattttttctgatAAAAACGAGTTAGCTTCCGGATCTTCCTCAACGCATAGTGGGAGTTCAAGCGAAGAAGAATTCAATccagaaaaaatattcatgGATGCTCTGTATGTGGAGAGGGAAAAGGTTGATGATTTctacaaagaaaaagaatctGAATTATACCAGTCTTTTGATTTGCTTTGGAGTGATATTGAAAATGCTAACGCCAACTTTACTTCACCAGATGCAAACAGTTTAAGTGAAAGAAGATTAAGTTTATTGAGTGAGGCTGGTAATACACATATACTAAAGAAACAAACTACTCTTTCTCGAGTGTCAAGCACTGGAAGAACCGTGAATCCGtttgatgaagatgaagatgacgAAGAACTCGAAGAAGAGGATTTGGAGCATGGCCGTGCTAATAGCTCGAGAGGCACCGCCTTGTTGAATCATACTGATTTTACCATCAAATCGCAAAAAAGGGccatattaaaaaagaaaatcattGATCTATATGTGGATTTGGTTCAATTGAAATCTTTCATTGAGTTGAACAAAATTGGTTTTTTCAAGATCACCAAAAAATTTGACAAGACGCTTAATTGTCATACTAGGCCCCAGTATATTGAGAGTGGTGATTTTTTCCGTGACACCTTTGTGTTTCAATTAGACACTATTGAAGAATTAGATACCAAAATTGCGGCCATTACTGAATTTTATGCCATGATTACTAATCAACTAAATGATTTACAAGAATGCAGAGAGGAACTAAGGTCGTACTTACGAGATTATATTGTTTGGGAAAGAAATAGTGTTTGGAAGGATATCTTGGGTTTGGAGAGCCACAAACCTGATGCGAATGGTGATATATCTGAATTAGAAAGTGGTAACGACCTTAAACTGGATTGTTTTAAATTCCCCCTACCCCATCCAATCAATTTACGTTTTACTAAAATTGAACGAATTTTAATACCTAAACTATTTTTTACTATGAAGGCTGTCaaaattggtattatttttattttcacagCTGTTTTATTGGGTGTAAAGACGTTCAACGATCCCGTTCATCATCGTTGTATTGCGTTGATTGAATGTGTTGCCTTGTTGTGGGCGACCGAGGCGCTACCACTTTTTGTTACTGCTATGCTAGTCCCATTTATGGCTGTGTTGCTACGAGTTTACAAGAACTCAGACGGTACCACTATGGATTATTCGGATGCAGCCACCACTGTTTTCGCTGCCATGTGGTCTTCCACCATTATGGTTTTATTGGCTGGTTTTACGATGGGTGCTGCTTTGTCCAAATACAATGTTGCCAAAATTGCCGCTTCTTATCTACTAAACTTTGCTGGAACCAAGCCACGGAATGTATTGTTGATGATCATGTcggttgttttttttctttctatgTGGATCTCAAACGTTGCCTCTCCAGTTTTAACATACTCTTTGGCCCAGCCACTATTAAGAACCTTGGATGCTGATTCTCCATTTGCAAAAGCATTGGTCATTGGTGTAGCTTTGAGCGCTGATATTGGCGGGATGGCATCACCTATTTCTTCCCCACAAAATGTTATTTCCATGGAGTATTTGAAGCCATATGGTGTTGGGTGGGGCCAATTTTTTTCGGTCGCTTTGCCAACAGGTATCTTTGCAATGTTATTGGTTTGGATTGAGTGTTGTCTTACTTTCAAGATTAACAAggataaaatttttaggTTTCAGCCTATTAGACAAAGATTTACTATGAAACAATactttgttatttttgttacGTTGGGAACCATTTTATTATGGTGTTTCTTAACGGATTTGCCTATATTTGGTAATGCCGGTGTTATTGGTTGTTTGCCGATATGTTTACTTTTTGGGAGCGGGATGTTGTCGGTTAGTGACTTGAATAGTTTTCCATGGACTATTGTAATATTGGCCATGGGGGGTATCGCTTTGGGTTCTGGTGTTAAATCTAGTGGGCTATTAGATTTAATTGGTCGTTCTTTAGAAAAGAGGATTGTAGATTATCCGTTATACGCTATTTTGTGTATctttggtattattatgttGGTGTTTGGAACTTTTGTGTCGCACACGGTTTCTGcgattattattgttcCATTAGTCCAAGAGGTTGGTGACCAATTGTCTAATCCTAAAGCAGCACCTATTTTGGTTTTTGGTTGCTCCTTATTGGCATCATGTGGTATGGGCCTAGCTTCTTCTGGGTTTCCGAACGTCACTGCAGTCAGTATGACTGATCATAGGGGGAAATATTACTTAAATACGAATTCATTTATTACTAGGGGTGTTCCTGCATCCTTACTAGCATTTATTGCGGTTATTACTTTAGGTTTTGGTATTATGAATTCTGTCTTGAAGGGAGGATCCTCTTCATAG